One Rhizoctonia solani chromosome 2, complete sequence DNA segment encodes these proteins:
- a CDS encoding FGGY-family carbohydrate kinase → MFAPLFLGFDLSTQALKASAISVGSDQVLVSATVSFDKDLPHHNTSNGSIVSLAGDGEITTPVALFLDAIDLVMQRLKDAGLEFGRVLAVGGAAQQHGSVYWSPSATSLLANLDPSKSLTAQLAADAFSLPNAPIWQDFSTARECRIIEAAVGGPQALSDLTGSRAYERFTGSQILKVASRTPDVYARTAHISLISSFLTSLFLGKVAPVEIADASGMNLMNVHTCKYDEQLLDICSGGTGNGPELREKLGGEPVMGGTNMGRVSGWWIERFGFNSDCLVTPFTGDNPSSIVMLSSPGDAILSFGTSTTLLVSIPPSNEPPSCTTTSHILSHPTTAGGSIAMLCYKNGGLTREAVRDEHASRSWDEFNTLLTSTPPGNSSKFGFYFTLREIIPDGVYGEFFFDHTKTIQSQDLTQAEHTRAVVESQLMSIKTRLQAILHGNGGVKRCIVTGGSSTNTAMQQVCADVLGLPVYVAEASGSATVGGALLARWGWYRATGSTKGLDHAQDWQGRREEIPLEATREGGGVRVKLVAEPHPEAVEVYNLLVHAYQQNEEEVVRVCRARDLAATSKLVSIATKPAIGLWRSILGVFGLLLD, encoded by the exons ATGTTTGCCCCACTCTTCCTCGGGTTTGACTTGTCTACACAGGCTCTCAAGGCCTCTGCCATCTCTGTGGGCTCCGACCAAGTCCTCGTCTCTGCTACTGTCAGCTTCGACAAGGATTTGCCCCATCACAATACCTCTAATGGGTCTATCGTTAGCCTTGCTGGAGATGGTGAAATTACCACGCCCGTCGCATTGTTCCTTGATGCCATTGACCTGGTGATGCAACGTCTGAAAGACGCTGGACTCGAGTTCGGGCGAGTCCTCGCTGTTGGGGGCGCTGCCCAG CAACATGGTTCTGTGTACTGGTCCCCCTCGGCCACGTCGCTCCTTGCGAACCTCGACCCCAGCAAGTCTCTCACCGCACAACTCGCTGCGGACGCATTCTCGCTTCCCAATGCCCCCATTTGGCAAGATTTCAGCACTGCCAGAGAATGTCGCATCATCGAAGCTGCCGTTGGAGGCCCTCAGGCACTATCAGATTTAACTGGAAGCAGGGCTTACGAGCGCTTTACCGGATCTCAGATCCTCAAG GTTGCTTCTCGGACACCTGATGTCTATGCACGCACAGCCCACATCTCGCTCATCTCTTCTTTCTTGACATCCTTGTTCCTTGGCAAAGTCGCTCCTGTCGAAATTGCTGACGCTAGCGGGATGAACCTTATGAACGTTCACACATGCAAATACGACGAACAGTTGCTTGATATCTGTTCGGGTGGAACCGGAAATGGCCCGGAGTTGAGGGAAAAATTGGGCGGAGAGCCAGTAATGGGGGGCACGAATATGGGCAGAGTCTCCGGATGGTGGATCGAGCGGTTCGGATTCAATTCTG ATTGCCTTGTGACGCCTTTCACGGGCGACAACCCCTCGTCCATCGTGATGCTTTCGTCTCCGGGAGACGCAATCCTCTCCTTCGGGACTTCCACGACTCTCCTAGTCTCTATTCCTCCCTCCAACGAACCTCCAAGTTGCACAACCACCTCTCATATTCTGTCTCACCCTACTACAGCCGGCGGTTCTATCGCCATGCTCTGCTACAAAAATGGCGGCCTAACGCGCGAAGCAGTCCGGGACGAACACGCCTCAAGGTCCTGGGACGAATTCAATACTCTGCTGACTTCTACACCACCGGGTAACAGTTCCAAATTTGGCTTCTATTTTACCCTTCGCGAAATCATTCCCGACGGCGTATACGGAGAATTCTTCTTCGATCATACGAAGACTATCCAATCTCAAGACCTTACTCAAGCCGAACACACTCGGGCAGTAGTCGAATCTCAATTGATGAGCATCAAGACTCGCTTGCAAGCCATCTTGCATGGAAACGGCGGTGTTAAGCGGTGTATCGTGACGGGAGGAAGCTCCACCAACACCGCCATGCAGCAAGTTTGCGCAGACGTCTTGGGCTTGCCTGTCTACGTTGCCGAGGCTTCGGGATCCGCCACCGTAGGAGGTGCGCTACTCGCCCGATGGGGTTGGTACCGCGCAACGGGATCGACCAAGGGCTTGGACCATGCGCAAGACTGGCAGGGAAGGCGCGAAGAGATTCCGCTGGAAGCGACCCGCGAAGGTGGAGGTGTGCGCGTCAAGCTCGTCGCCGAACCTCATCCTGAAGCTGTTGAGGTGTATAATCTCCTTGTCCATGCTTACCAACAAAACGAAGAGGAGGTTGTGCGAGTTTGTAGGGCTCGCGATCTGGCTGCGACCAGCAAGCTTGTTTCGATTGCCACTAAGCCTGCGATAGGACTGTGGCGCTCGATCTTAGGTGTTTTCGGATTGCTACTTGATTGA
- a CDS encoding transporter protein Sec9 yields the protein MPRLFNRRRGRGEHPSVIDMGYTGSKDESKKIRSELSTNTSQPANTPSPHPPAASSQIQPDAYSRNTGIGDKYARGFGDIDTDRTELFAGHQPTQPHNQYNDNEPVDMNAEEEEEAVEEIKRDVRSVKQESVQSTRNALRIARQAEEDAQNTLLKVGDQSEKIANTERHLDLAKGSHSRAEDKTSETEKMNQSIFHPRFAFNKEKKRQKEEQRIYDRHELERLEREKAALDVQDTRNRLGRIGSYEGGDNDIDNYGDGQGGVVRDAPRLSPEQQQARQTARAKYQFEATASDDELEDELDDNLDEIHDVAKRLKGLAEASGQELNQQNPRLGRISNNADKLDAKIVQTTGRLKRIK from the exons ATGCCTAGATTATTCAACCGTAGGCGTGGTCGTGGCGAACACCCATCTGTTATTGACATGGGTTACACAGGAAGCAAGGACGAATCGAAGAAAATTCGCTCGGAGCTCTCAACCAATACTAGCCAGCCAGCGAATACCCCGAGCCCACATCCTCCCGCTGCCAGTAGCCAAATTCAACCCGATGCTTACTCTCGCAACACAGGAATTGGAGACAAATATGCACGAGGGTTCGGGGATATTGATACCGATCGCACCGAATTATTTGCTGGCCACCAGCCCACTCAACCACATAATCAATATAATGATAATGAGCCGGTGGATATGAAcgctgaagaagaggaggaagctgttGAAGAAATCAAGCGAGATGTTAGAAGTGTCAAACAGGAATCTGTTCAAAGCACACGTAATGCGCTAAGAATTGCTCGGCAGGCAGAGGAGGATGCGCAAAACACCTTGCTAAAAGTCGGAGACCAATCCG AAAAAATTGCCAACACTGAGCGTCATCTTGACCTTGCTAAGGGCTCACATAGCCGCGCGGAAGACAAGACCAGTGAGACCGAGAAAATGAACCAGTCAATATTTCATCCACGGTTCGCTTTCAACAAAGAGAAGAAAAGGCAGAAAGAAGAGCAGAGAATTTACGATAGGCATGAACTTGAACGGCTGGAGCGTGAGAAGGCTGCATTGGATGTTCAAGACACACGCAACCGCCTTGGTAGAATCGGCTCATATGAGGGAGGAGATAATGACATCGATAACTATGGAGATGGTCAAGGAGGTGTTGTTAGAGATGCGCCGAGGCTTTCTCCCGAGCAGCAGCAAGCTCGCCAAACTGCGAGGGCAAAGTATCAGTTTGAAGCCACTGCATCCGATGACGAGCTCGAGGATGAACTAG ATGACAACTTGGACGAGATACATGATGTTGCTAAGCGGCTTAAAGGGCTGGCTGAAGCTTCAGGCCAAGAACTTAATCAGCAGAACCCGCGCCTTGGAAGAATATCGAACAATGCCGATAAACTGGACGCCAAAATCGTACAAACGACAGGGCGCTTGAAGCGCATTAAGTGA
- a CDS encoding transporter protein Sec9, translating into MPSWFSRSSSRNEIPPVAEAAPSSGGGGGYGYTNSRSDEDKSRQELFAGASNRPADAASIGPPPSYRSNASVYNQSRDGDPYASSSYQKPTVQTDRYARNANVGDKYSRGYADVDNDRAELFAGRQPTQPRRRFDDDDNGQQRQLTAEEEDEEIEGIKQDTRQLKQESVQSTRNALRIAREAEETARNTLLKLGDQSEKIANTERHLDLAKGSTNRAEDKTDELKQLNRSIFRPVIVFNKDEKRRKQEQRIADRHEQERFERENAAVDVRDSHNRIGRAATYGQRSGDGGDDNYGEDAEGISSGRRNLPPEQQRARQAARSRYQFEATASDDELEDELGKYDNLDEIHDVAKRLKALAVASGQELDAQNARLNKITNKTDQLDTKIVRATDRLKRIK; encoded by the exons ATGCCCAGCTGGTTCAGTCGCAGCAGTAGCCGTAACGAAATACCTCCGGTTGCCGAAGCCGCCCCTTCGAGCGGCGGGGGTGGCGGGTACGGATACACGAACAGCCGCAGCGACGAAGACAAATCCCGTCAGGAGCTGTTTGCTGGGGCCTCAAACCGCCCGGCTGATGCAGCCAGTATCGGCCCTCCCCCAAGTTATCGTTCCAATGCCAGTGTCTACAACCAATCCCGCGATGGCGATCCGTATGCCAGCTCATCTTATCAGAAACCTACCGTTCAAACCGACCGCTATGCCCGCAATGCGAACGTTGGCGACAAGTATTCGCGCGGTTACGCGGATGTAGACAATGACCGAGCGGAGCTGTTTGCAGGCCGCCAACCTACTCAGCCTCGACGCCGATTTGACGACGACGATAATGGTCAACAAAGGCAGCTCACTGCGGAGGAGGAAGACGAAGAGATCGAGGGTATCAAGCAAGACACCAGGCAGTTGAAGCAAGAATCGGTCCAAAGCACTCGTAACGCGCTAAGAATCGCACGTGAAGCTGAAGAAACCGCCCGTAACACCCTTTTGAAACTCGGAGATCAATCTG AGAAAATCGCCAATACTGAACGTCACCTGGACCTGGCCAAAGGCTCCACTAACCGTGCCGAGGACAAGACCGACGAACTCAAGCAGCTCAATCGCTCCATCTTCCGGCCGGTTATCGTTTTTAACAAAGATGAGAAGCGCCGTAAGCAAGAACAGCGGATTGCTGATAGGCACGAGCAAGAGCGTTTCGAGCGTGAAAACGCAGCCGTCGACGTGCGCGATTCCCACAATCGTATTGGACGTGCTGCTACGTATGGCCAACGATCGGGAGATGGGGGAGACGACAACTATGGAGAAGATGCGGAAGGTATTTCGAGCGGACGAAGGAACTTGCCGCCTGAGCAACAGAGGGCCCGGCAAGCTGCGAGGTCGAGGTACCAATTCGAAGCCACTGCTTCTGACGACGAACTCGAAGATGAACTAGGCAAGT ATGACAATTTGGACGAAATCCACGATGTTGCGAAGAGACTTAAGGCACTGGCTGTGGCTTCTGGTCAGGAACTGGACGCACAAAACGCGCGCCTGAACAAAATCACAAACAAAACCGATCAGCTGGACACCAAGATTGTGCGCGCTACCGATCGCCTCAAGCGCATCAAGTAG
- a CDS encoding acetyl-CoA carboxylase translates to MVETDHSKVQHFIGGNSIDTAAHDKVYEHVKAQGGHTVITKILIANNGIAAVKEIRSVRQWCYETFGTERAVEFTVMATPEDLKVNADYIRMADRYVEVPGGTNNNNYANVDLIVDVAERAGVHAVWAGWGHASENPRLPESLAASPHKIVFIGPPGSAMRSLGDKISSTIVAQSADVPTMAWSGSGITDTRVNESGFVEVPDEVYKAACVTSVEEGLDRAEKIGWPVMIKASEGGGGKGIRKVDSAGAFKNAYNAVAGEVPGSPIFIMKLAGSARHLEVQVLADQYGNAISLFGRDCSVQRRHQKIIEEAPVSITKRERFEDLERAAVRLAKLVGYVSAGTVEYLYSPSEDLFYFLELNPRLQVEHPTTEMVTGVNLPAAQLQIAMGIPLHHIRDIRQLYGLAPHGTSEIDFDLVKPESNQLQRKPQPKGHVVAVRITAENPDAGFKPSSGTLQELNFRSNTNVWGYFSVGSAGGLHEFADSQFGHIFAYGADREESRKNMVVALKELNIRGDFRTTVEYLIKLLQTQAFTENTFTTGWLDTLISNNLTAERPDSTLAVICGAVMKAHVMSEACWAEYRAILDKGQVPARDTLKTVFGVDFIYENTRYSFTAARSSLTTWTLYLNGGRTMVGARPLADGGLLVLLDGKSHSVYWREEVGAVMKMLMQLIASEDGTVMFVKQPGVSLEPGDIIGILTLDDPARVKHAKPFDGLLPAMGPPNVIGSKPHQRLHASIEVMHNILDGFDNQAIMSSTLKDLLNVLHDPELPFSECAATLASLSGRLPSKLEDAIRAAIDTAHAKPAPQEFPAARVRKLLDNHLQENVRAQDRPLIRAQFGALFDIVDRYRNGIKIHEWSVIIGLLQRYESTEKLFGGGQFEEKVLKLRDQYKTELDKVAALVLSHSKAQSKNKLVSALLDEIQRQVPGPSVGGIDESLNTVLRSIAALESRSATQVALKAREVLIRTQQPSYEERSSQMEQILTQSVRTGYYGEQGAGHRQPSAENLRELTDSRFIVYDVLPTFFTHKDRWISLAAMDVYVRRAYRAYNLISVDYEEGDDLDDGDAPNIVSWRFKLGQSSSPPSTPRLSDGVDAPKRSGSVSDLTYIVDSREPIRTGTIATFPNFDVLLNGFKKVAEQLPHFNPDDYSRRHGQGVQPPNVLYFALRVFVPSDDMEDAAWREKLLALVNNKISILNERGIRRVTFLICRPARYPWYFTMRDMGNQWGEEEAIRNIEPALAYQLELSRLSNFKLTPCFVDNQQIHVYHAVARENQFDSRFFIRALVRPGRLRGNMRMADYLLSETDRLVGTILDALEVVGSQHRNTDCNHIALNFVYNLSVTYEEVVEAIAGFIERHGKRLWRLHVTGAEIRIVLEDEEGNISPLRCVIENVSGFIVNYFAYQEIMTDKGTKILKTIGTEKGPLHLQPVHYLYPTKESLQPKRYQAHIIGTTYVYDFPDLFMKALHNLWIDAKNGNPNLVIPKKLLQSRELVLDENDELQEVDRAPGNNTCGMVGWVFTVYTPEYPKGRELVAVANDITYKIGSFGPLEDQFFYLVTEYARQRGLPRIYLSANSGARIGLAEEALSLFSCAWNDKDRPEQGVSYLYLTPENHAKLNEKGAGSVLTTQIEDEGETRFKITDVIGLQDGLGVECLRGSGLIAGETSRAYDDIFTITLVTARSVGIGAYLVRLGQRAVQVEGQPIILTGAPALNKVLGREVYTSNLQLGGTQIMHKNGVSHLTAASDLEGATHILRWLSFIPERKGAKLPITTASDPWDRDIEYTPPKGPYDPRWFVEGKVDEATGEFLSGFFDKKSFQETLSGWAQTVVVGRARLAGIPVGVISVETRTIERIIPADPANPASFEQRIMEAGQVWYPNSAYKTAQAIFDFNREGLPLIVFANWRGFSGGQQDMYDEVLKQGSKIVDGLSSYKQPIFVYIVPNGELRGGAWVVLDPSINSEQMEMYADVDARAGVLEPEGIVEIKMRRERLLALMERLDDSYSQLKTNSKDSTKTAEERAEASRALAERETLLMPTYKQIALLYADLHDRTGRMAAKGCAQPVVWKDARRHFYWALRARLARNAALAVIAEASPESLPTHRTRLLESLVPSDIDHNDKRKLAEALEALDLTTALSSVRHAEITHKIVELSQNHRKATLEGILRVIDTLTDEEKVAITGALHTSSGGGKHVF, encoded by the exons ATGGTTGAGACGGACCATTCCAAAGTACAGCATTTTATCG GGGGGAACTCGATCGATACAGCTGCTCATGACAAGGTTTATGAGCACGTAAAAGCCCAGGGCGGACACACCGTGATTACCAAG ATCCTCATTGCCAACAATG GTATCGCTGCGGTTAAAGAAATTCGTTCTGTACGCCAATGGTGCTACGAGACGTTCGGAACGGAACGTGCAGTCGAGTTTACCGTAATGGCAACTCCAGAAGATCTCAAGGTCAATGCGGATTACATTCGAATGGCTGATCGCTATGTCGAAGTTCCTG GCGGAACCAACAATAATAACTATGCAAATGTCGATCTTATTGTAGATGTAGCCGAACGTGCAGGTGTACACGCCGTATGGGCTGGTTGGGGCCACGCATCCGAGAATCCTAGGTTACCAGAATCTCTGGCTGCATCACCGCACAAGATTGTTTTTATTGGTCCCCCGGGCTCCGCTATGCGATCCTTGGGCGACAAGATTTCATCCACCATCGTGGCTCAGTCGGCGGATGTGCCCACTATGGCCTGGTCCGGCTCCGGGATCACTGATACAAGAGTCAACGAGTCCGGTTTCGTTGAGGTCCCAGATGAAGTATATAAGGCAGCATGCGTCACCAGCGTGGAAGAGGGTCTTGATCGTGCCGAAAAAATAGGCTGGCCAGTTATGATCAAGGCTAGCGAAGGTGGCGGCGGCAAGGGGATCCGAAAAGTTGATAGTGCTGGCGCATTCAAAAACGCATACAATGCGGTTGCCGGAGAGGTTCCAG GATCGCCGATTTTTATCATGAAGCTTGCCGGCTCTGCCCGTCACCTCGAGGTACAGGTCCTTGCCGATCAATACGGGAACGCTATATCACTTTTTGGCCGCGATTGCTCCGTGCAAAGGCGCCATCAAAAGATCATTGAAGAGGCGCCCGTGTCCATCACTAAACGGGAGCGATTTGAGGACTTGGAACGCGCAGCTGTGCGACTGGCGAAACTTGTAGGATATGTTAGTGCGGGGACAGTTGAAT ACTTGTACAGTCCCTCAGAAGACTTGTTTTACTTTTTGGAGCTTAACCCACGTCTCCAAGTCGAGCATCCCACTACCGAAATGGTCACAGGAGTAAATCTCCCCGCTGCTCAGTTGCAGATTGCCATGGGTATTCCTCTCCACCACATTCGTGACATTCGCCAATTATACGGGCTTGCACCTCATGGCACCTCTGAGATCGATTTCGATCTCGTTAAGCCAGAGTCCAACCAGCTCCAGCGCAAACCCCAACCCAAGGGCCATGTCGTTGCAGTCCGAATCACGGCTGAAAATCCTGATGCAGGATTCAAACCTTCCAGTGGAACCTTGCAAGAGCTGAATTTCAGATCCAACACGAATGTCTGGGGTTACTTCTCTGTCGGCTCAGCTGGTGGTTTGCACGAGTTTGCCGACTCTCAATTTGGACATATCTTTGCATACGGGGCGGACCGTGAAGAAAGCCGGAAAAATATGGTTGTCGCACTCAAGGAACTGAATATTCGAGGCGACTTCAGGACTACAGTTGAATACTTGATCAAACTTCTCCAGACACAAGCATTCACCGAAAACACGTTCACAACCGGCTGGCTTGATACGTTGATTAGCAATAACTTGACCGCTGAACGTCCTGACTCGACTTTGGCCGTTATCTGTGGCGCCGTGATGAAGGCACACGTGATGAGCGAGGCTTGTTGGGCCGAATACCGAGCAATCCTCGACAAAGGTCAGGTTCCTGCGCGCGATACTCTCAAGACTGTGTTCGGCGTTGATTTTATCTACGAAAATACTCGCTACTCGTTCACTGCTGCTCGCTCTTCTCTCACCACTTGGACTCTCTACCTTAATGGTGGCCGCACTATGGTTGGAGCTCGCCCGCTCGCAGATGGGGGTTTGCTTGTCCTGCTTGACGGGAAGAGCCATTCGGTCTACTGGCGCGAGGAGGTCGGTGCC GTCATGAAGATGCTCATGCAACTTATCGCTTCGGAGGATGGGACGGTAATGTTTGTCAAGCAACCCGGAGTAAGCCTCGAGCCAGGTGACATCATTGGTATCCTTACTCTTGATGACCCTGCGCGAGTCAAGCATGCGAAGCCGTTCGATGGACTCCTGCCAGCGATGGGCCCTCCTAACGTCATCGGCAGCAAGCCTCATCAGCGTCTTCATGCTTCGATCGAGGTCATGCACAATATCCTTGACGGGTTCGATAATCAAGCCATAATGTCCAGCACTCTTAAAGATCTTCTTAACGTGCTTCACGATCCTGAACTACCATTCTCCGAATGCGCTGCAACTCTCGCCTCGCTCTCCGGTCGTCTTCCATCGAAGCTTGAGGACGCTATCCGGGCGGCGATTGACACGGCCCACGCGAAGCCTGCCCCGCAAGAGTTCCCGGCCGCGAGGGTACGCAAACTTCTGGACAATCATCTTCAGGAAAATGTCAGGGCCCAAGATCGTCCCCTTATCAGGGCCCAGTTTGGTGCTCTTTTTGATATCGTCGATCGTTACCGAAATGGGATCAAGATTCACGAATGGTCAGTGATCATTGGCCTTCTCCAGCGCTACGAATCAACCGAAAAGCTATTCGGTGGAGGTCAATTTGAAGAAAAGGTTCTCAAACTTCGGGACCAATACAAGACAGAACTCGACAAGGTTGCTGCACTTGTGCTCAGCCATTCCAAGGCGCAGAGCAAGAACAAGCTCGTTTCGGCACTTCTCGACGAAATTCAACGCCAAGTTCCTGGTCCTTCTGTCGGCGGTATCGACGAGAGCTTAAACACGGTACTTCGTAGCATCGCCGCGCTGGAAAGTCGCTCTGCAACACAGGTCGCGCTCAAAGCACGCGAGGTACTTATTCGAACCCAGCAGCCGTCGTATGAGGAGCGTTCGTCTCAGATGGAACAGATTCTCACTCAATCAGTCCGCACTGGCTACTACGGCGAACAAGGCGCGGGTCATCGTCAACCTTCGGCCGAGAACTTGCGCGAATTGACAGATTCGAGGTTCATTGTGTACGACGTCTTACCAACATTCTTCACCCATAAGGATCGATGGATTTCTCTGG CCGCCATGGATGTATACGTCCGTCGAGCTTACCGTGCATATAACCTCATTTCCGTCGATTATGAGGAGGGCGATGATCTGGACGATGGTGATGCCCCTAATATCGTGTCTTGGAGGTTCAAGCTTGGACAGTCTAGTTCTCCTCCTTCTACCCCTCGTCTGAGCGATGG TGTCGATGCTCCAAAACGTTCTGGCTCAGTCAGCGATCTAACTTATATTGTCGATAGTCGTGAACCCATTCGTACCGGTACCATCGCTACATTCCCCAATTTCGATGTGCTATTGAACGGCTTCAAGAAGGTCGCAGAGCAACTCCCTCACTTTAACCCGGATGATTATTCCCGTAGGCATGGTCAAGGCGTCCAACCCCCTAATGTTTTGTACTTTGCTTTGCGTGTCTTCGTCCCCTCCGACGATATGGAAGATGCGGCATGGCGAGAGAAGTTACTTGCGCTCGTCAACAACAAGATCTCAATCCTCAACGAACGCGGCATCCGCCGTGTCACTTTCCTCATATGTCGACCCGCTCGGTATCCCTGGTACTTTACCATGCGTGACATGGGTAACCAATGGGGTGAAGAAGAGGCCATTCGTAACATTGAACCCGCACTTGCGTACCAGCTCGAGCTCAGTCGCCTTTCAAACTTCAAACTTACCCCATGCTTCGTCGACAATCAACAGATCCACGTTTATCATGCCGTCGCCCGTGAAAACCAATTTGACAGTCGCTTTTTCATCCGCGCACTTGTTCGACCTGGCCGTCTACGCGGAAACATGCGAATGGCTGATTACTTGTTATCCGAAACTGACCGCCTTGTCGGCACCATCCTTGACGCCCTCGAAGTCGTTGGTTCTCAGCACCGAAACACCGACTGCAACCACATTGCACTCAACTTTGTATACAATCTATCCGTTACTTATGAGGAAGTTGTTGAGGCGATTGCTGGCTTCATTGAGCGCCACGGCAAGCGACTCTGGCGTCTCCACGTAACTGGGGCCGAGATTCGCATTGTACTTGAGGACGAAGAAGGAAATATTTCCCCCCTCCGATGCGTCATCGAGAACGTATCCGGTTTTATCGTGAACTATTTTGCTTACCAGGAGATTATGACCGACAAGGGTACCAAGATCCTCAAGACCATTGGGACCGAGAAGGGGCCGCTCCACTTGCAGCCTGTCCATTATCTTTATCCGACCAAGGAGTCACTGCAACCCAAGCGTTACCAGGCACACATCATTGGCACGACCTATGTGTACGACTTCCCTGACCTTTTCATGAAGGCCCTTCATAACCTCTGGATTGACGCGAAGAATGGTAACCCGAACCTGGTTATTCCCAAGAAATTGCTCCAGTCCAGGGAACTTGTCCTGGACGAGAACGACGAGTTGCAAGAGGTTGACCGCGCTCCCGGGAATAACACATGCGGTATGGTTGGTTGGGTATTTACCGTATATACCCCCGAGTATCCAAAGGGTCGCGAGCTGGTCGCTGTCGCCAACGATATCACGTATAAGATTGGCTCATTTGGACCCCTTGAGGACCAATTCTTCTATCTAGTCACCGAGTACGCTCGTCAACGTGGTCTTCCTCGCATCTATTTATCCGCCAACTCTGGAGCTCGTATTGGCTTGGCCGAGGAAGCACTCAGTCTATTCTCGTGTGCATGGAACGACAAGGACCGCCCTGAACAGGGTGTCAGCTACCTATACCTCACTCCCGAGAATCACGCGAAGCTCAATGAAAAAGGTGCTGGTAGCGTTTTGACCACTCAAATTGAGGATGAAGGCGAGACCCGCTTTAAGATCACCGACGTAATTGGTCTACAAGATGGTTTGGGTGTTGAGTGCTTGAGGGGGTCTGGTCTCATAGCAGGAGAAACTTCGAGGGCCTACGATGATATTTTCACAATCACTCTGGTTACTGCTCGATCGGTTGGTATCGGTGCCTATCTCGTTCGTCTTGGTCAACGTGCCGTCCAGGTCGAGGGCCAGCCGATTATTCTCACCGGAGCTCCTGCACTCAATAAGGTTTTGGGTCGGGAGGTGTACACCTCTAACCTACAGCTCGGTGGTACCCAGATCATGCACAAGAATGGAGTCTCCCACTTGACTGCTGCAAGCGACCTAGAAGGTGCTACTCATATCTTGAGATGGTTGTCCTTTATCCCCGAACGTAAAGGCGCAAAACTACCAATCACCACTGCTTCAGACCCTTGGGATCGTGACATTGAATATACGCCACCAAAGGGGCCATACGACCCTCGCTGGTTCGTTGAAGGCAAGGTCGATGAGGCTACTGGTGAATTCCTGTCCGGATTCTTCGACAAGAAGTCGTTCCAAGAGACACTCAGCGGCTGGGCTCAAACTGTGGTGGTTGGACGTGCTCGCCTAGCAGGCATTCCAGTCGGTGTTATATCAGTCGAGA CCCGCACGATTGAACGAATTATTCCTGCCGACCCTGCGAATCCGGCATCATTCGAGCAGCGTATTATGGAGGCTGGCCAA GTATGGTATCCCAACTCTGCCTACAAGACCGCACAAGCTATCTTCGATTTCAACCGCGAGGGTTTACCTCTTATTGTATTTGCCAATTGGCGTGGCTTCTCCGGCGGCCAACAGGACATG TACGATGAGGTCCTCAAACAAGGGTCCAAGATCGTTGATGGCCTCTCGAGTTACAAGCAACCCATTTTCGTGTACATTGTGCCTAACGGTGAACTT CGTGGTGGTGCTTGGGTTGTTTTAGATCCTTCTATCAACTCGGAGCAAATGGAAATGTATGCAGATGTGGACGCACGCGCTGGGGTCTTAG AACCTGAGGGTATCGTGGAGATTAAGA TGCGCCGGGAAAGATTGTTGGCGCTCATGGAGCGTCTAGACGATTCGTATTCTCAGCTGAAGACCAATAGCAAAGACAGCACGAAGACTGCAGAAGAGCGTGCCGAAGCCTCGCGCGCCCTTGCTGAACGCGAGACACTTCTCATGCCAACCTACAAACAGATTGCCTTGTTGTACGCTGATCTCCATGA CCGGACTGGGCGAATGGCCGCAAAGGGGTGCGCTCAGCCGGTAGTTTGGAAGGATGCTCGTCGCCACTTCTATTGGGCATTGCGCGCACGTTTAGCGCGTAACGCTGCACTTGCTGTGATTGCGGAAGCAAGCCCGGAATCCCTTCCGACCCACCGAACTCGCCTACTGGAATCTCTTGTGCCATCCGACATTGATCACAATGACAAGCGGAAGCTAGCCGAGGCACTCGAAGCATTGGACCTGACTACCGCGCTCAGCTCGGTTCGCCATGCGGAGATTACTCATAAGATTGTTGAGCTCTCTCAGAACCACAGGAAGGCAACTTTAGAGGGAATATTGCGGGTAATTGATACGCTTACGGATGAAGAAAAGGTGGCTATTACCGGTGCTCTGCACACTAGCTCAGGTGGAGGTAAGCACGTCTTTTGA